From the Anabas testudineus chromosome 23, fAnaTes1.2, whole genome shotgun sequence genome, one window contains:
- the usp44 gene encoding ubiquitin carboxyl-terminal hydrolase 44, translated as MDRCKHVGRLRLAPDHSILNPQKWHCVDCNTTESIWACLGCAHVACGRYIEEHALQHFQQQRHPLAMEVNELYVFCYLCDDYVLNDNATGDLKLLRSTLSAIQSQRYEVTTRSGRTLRSASAAPDALMPSGARELQLRDEDRMFTALWHRRRSLMGRVFRFWFGLTECGKKRAEEERRREEEEEQRREARERRRALKRQLQEELENAPLRKSRRLRRKSQRVADAAVITPSQSVRNKTKTPVPTAATRRPRTQSPATATPKKGARTKKVQPTPKPRRRLSASKSKPKKHLATPRTVQTPVRRKQSTKQGGSPFKRRPTVTPGVTGLRNLGNTCYMNSILQVLSHLHVFRECFLRLDLTQALELLATAVHGQLTGKSSSQPPLSQRMGLQTSSGSGAGLSGGASRACSMELIQPKEPSSKHISLCHELHTLFQVMWSGKWALVSPFAMLHSVWQLIPAFRGYAQQDAQEFLCELLDKVQHELESTGKHTTTAGVPQTQKRLIKQVLSVVNTIFHGQLLSQVTCLACDHRSNTVEPFWDLSLEFPERYHSNSRESAAQASCHLTEMLAKFTETEALEGNIYACDQCNSARRRTSSKPVILTEAQKQLMIHKLPQVLRLHLKRFRWSGRHHREKIGVHVSFDQLLNMEPYCCREPSPKVVSCSSPSSPSSAGSPRAKHFLYELSAVVMHHGKGFGSGHYTAYCYNTEGGFWVHCNDSKLNVCSVEEVCRAQAYILFYTQRVTQDKDRPL; from the exons ATGGACAGGTGTAAGCATGTGGGGCGGCTGCGCCTGGCCCCAGACCACTCCATCCTCAATCCCCAGAAGTGGCACTGCGTCGACTGCAACACCACAGAATCTATATGGGCCTGTCTGGGTTGTGCTCATGTGGCGTGTGGCCGCTACATTGAGGAACATGCTCTGCAGCACTTCCAGCAGCAGCGCCACCCATTGGCAATGGAGGTTAATgaactttatgttttttgttactTGTGTGATGATTATGTCCTGAATGATAATGCCACTGGAGACCTCAAACTGCTTCGAAGTACACTTAGCGCCATCCAGAGCCAGCGCTATGAAGTCACCACCCGTAGTGGGCGTACCCTCCGCTCAGCTAGCGCTGCCCCTGATGCTCTCATGCCATCAGGGGCCCGCGAGCTGCAGCTGAGGGATGAGGACAGGATGTTTACTGCTCTCTGGCACCGCCGCAGGTCGCTTATGGGACGTGTCTTCCGCTTTTGGTTTGGACTCACTGAATGTGGAAAGAAGagggcagaggaagagaggagaagggaggaggaggaggagcagagaaggGAGGCGAGGGAGAGAAGACGGGCTCTAAAGAGGCAGCTACAGGAGGAGTTGGAGAATGCCCCTCTCAGAAAGAGTCGCCGCCTGCGTCGGAAAAGCCAGAGAGTTGCAGATGCTGCAGTTATAACTCCATCACAAAGTGTGCgcaacaagacaaaaacacctGTTCCCACAGCTGCCACCCGCAGGCCAAGGACTCAAAGCCCTGCCACTGCTACTCCCAAAAAAGGTGCACGGACAAAAAAGGTCCAACCAACCCCCAAACCCCGGAGGCGTTTATCTGCCTCCAAATCTAAGCCTAAAAAGCACTTGGCAACCCCCCGTACTGTCCAAACCCCTGTTCGTCGCAAGCAGAGCACCAAACAAGGTGGCTCACCCTTTAAACGGCGTCCCACGGTCACTCCTGGAGTGACAGGCCTGAGGAATTTAGGCAACACCTGTTATATGAACTCCATTCTGCAGGTGCTGAGCCACCTGCATGTTTTCAGGGAGTGCTTTCTGCGCCTGGATCTGACCCAGGCACTGGAGCTACTGGCAACTGCCGTCCATGGGCAGCTCACAGGGAAGTCCTCATCCCAACCTCCCCTGTCCCAGAGGATGGGACTCCAGACCAGCTCAGGCTCTGGGGCAGGGCTAAGCGGTGGGGCCTCGCGTGCCTGCAGCATGGAGCTCATACAACCCAAAGAGCCCAGCTCAAAGCACATCTCTCTCTGCCATGAGCTGCACACCTTGTTCCAGGTTATGTGGTCAGGCAAGTGGGCGCTGGTCTCGCCTTTTGCCATGCTCCACTCGGTGTGGCAGCTGATCCCAGCGTTCAGGGGCTACGCCCAGCAGGACGCTCAGGAGTTCCTGTGTGAGCTGCTGGACAAGGTGCAGCATGAGCTAGAGAGCACCGGCAAGCACACAACCACTGCTGGAGTCCCGCAGACACAGAAACGGCTCATCAAACAGGTGCTCAGTGTGGTCAACACCATCTTCCACGGTCAGCTACTCAGCCAG gtgacgTGCCTGGCGTGTGATCATCGCTCCAACACTGTGGAGCCTTTCTGGGATCTGTCTCTGGAGTTCCCAGAGCGGTATCACAGTAATAGCAGGGAGTCGGCTGCACAGGCTTCGTGCCATTTGACAGAAATGCTGGCCAAGTTCACGGAGACTGAAGCACTGGAGGGAAACATCTACGCCTGTGACCAGTGTAACT CTGCCAGACGGCGGACCTCCTCCAAACCAGTCATCCTGACCgaagcacagaaacagctgatGATCCACAAATTGCCTCAGGTCCTCCGGCTTCACCTCAAACGCTTCAG GTGGTCTGGGCGGCACCACCGGGAGAAGATCGGAGTCCACGTTAGCTTCGACCAGCTTCTCAACATGGAGCCCTACTGCTGCCGGGAGCCCTCACCCAAAGTTGTGTCCTGCTCCAGTCCCAGCAGCCCGAGCTCTGCGGGCTCACCACGCGCCAAGCACTTCCTCTACGAACTCTCCGCTGTGGTGATGCATCATGGGAAGGGCTTTGGGTCTGGCCACTACACTGCCTACTGCTACAACACGGAAGGAG GCTTCTGGGTTCACTGTAATGACTCTAAGTTGAACGTGTGTTCAGTGGAGGAGGTCTGCCGAGCTCAGGCCTACATCCTCTTCTACACACAACGAGTAACTCAGGACAAAGACCGGCCGCTATAG
- the LOC113163668 gene encoding methionine aminopeptidase 2-like, with protein sequence MPAAAPAKMADVVAEKVTDQKPVCDPDGEADDKEETDPVEETAKKKKKKKKKTKSATTGTEAEVNGVAEVTKQLEKQVIEDKEKEDGEEDVEDGENSAEKKKKKKKKKKGPKSQTDPPSVPICELYPNGVYPIGQECEYPTLQDGRSAAWRMSNEEKRVLDKANEEVWNDFRQAAEAHRQVRQHVRSFLKPGMTMIEICERLEDCSRKLIKENGLNAGLAFPTGCSLNHCAAHYTPNAGDPTVLQYDDVCKIDFGTHINGRIIDCAFTVTFNPKYDKLLEAVREATNTGIKCAGIDVRLCDVGEAIQEVMESYEVELDGKTYQVKPIRNLNGHSIGQYRIHAGKTVPIVKGGEATKMEEGEVYAIETFGSTGKGVVHDDMECSHYMKNFDVGHVPIRLPRAKHLLNVINENFGTLAFCRRWLDRLGESKYLMALKNLCDLGIVDPYPPLCDTKGCYTAQFEHTILLRPTCKEVVSRGDDY encoded by the exons ATGCCAGCAGCGGCTCCTGCGAAAATGGCGGACGTAGTTGCGGAGAAAGTAACGGACCAGAAACCAGTCTGTGATCCGGACGGGGAGGCGGACGACAAGGAAGAGACCGACCCGGTGGAGGAGACGgcgaaaaagaagaagaaaaagaagaagaagacaaagtcTGCGACGACAG GCACTGAGGCGGAGGTGAACGGAGTGGCTGAAGTTACCAAACAGTTGGAGAAGCAGGTGatagaagacaaagagaaggaggatggagaggaag ATGTAGAAGATGGTGAAAACTCggcagagaaaaagaagaagaagaaaaagaagaagaagggac ccaAATCACAAACGGATCCCCCTTCTGTGCCCATCTGTGAGTTGTACCCAAACGGTGTATACCCCATCGGACAGGAGTGTGAATACCCCACTTTACAGGACGG TCGCAGTGCAGCATGGCGTATGTCCAATGAGGAGAAGCGGGTGCTGGATAAAGCCAACGAGGAGGTGTGGAACGACTTCAGACAGGCAGCCGAGGCCCACAGACAGGTCCGCCAGCATGTCCGCAGCTTCCTGAAACCGGGCATGACCATGATTGAAATCTG CGAGCGCCTGGAGGACTGTTCTCGTAAGCTGATAAAGGAGAACGGGTTAAATGCCGGCCTGGCCTTTCCCACCGGCTGCTCCCTGAACCATTGTGCTGCCCACTACACTCCCAACGCCGGAGACCCCACTGTCCTGCAGTATGATGACGTCTGCAAGATCGACTTCGGCACACACATCAACG GACGAATCATTGACTGTGCCTTCACTGTCACATTTAATCCAAAGTACGACAAGCTGCTGGAGGCTGTGAGAGAAGCCACCAATACAGGAATCAAA TGCGCCGGCATTGACGTCCGCCTGTGTGATGTTGGAGAGGCGATTCAAGAGGTGATGGAGTCCTACGAGGTTGAACTTGATGGCAAAACATACCAAG tgAAGCCAATCCGAAACCTGAACGGCCACTCGATCGGTCAGTACAGAATACACGCTGGGAAGACGGTGCCAATCGTAAAAGGAGGAGAAGCAACGAAAATGGAG GAAGGAGAAGTTTATGCCATCGAGACGTTCGGCAGCACAGGGAAAGGTGTGGTCCATGATGACATGGAGTGCTCTCATTACATGAAGAATTTTGATGTCGGCCACGTCCCCATCAG GCTGCCCAGAGCGAAGCACCTGCTCAACGTGATCAACGAGAACTTTGGCACGCTTGCGTTCTGTCGCCGCTGGCTCGACCGCCTGGGTGAGAGCAAGTACCTGATGGCCCTGAAGAACCTGTGCGACCTGGGCATCGTGGACCCCTACCCTCCCCTCTGCGACACCAAGGGCTGCTACACTGCTCAGTTTGAGCACACCATCCTGCTCAGGCCCACCTGCAAGGAGGTGGTGAGCCGTGGAGACGACTACTGA